A genomic segment from Spongiibacter sp. IMCC21906 encodes:
- a CDS encoding DUF2007 domain-containing protein, with product MSEVIFSHPNPMIVANAENVLAAAGIECELRNSFAIGASGGLACQDVWPQLLVADSDIEKAQCLLKKIAHHDGDDWQCSACGEDNAPAFELCWHCGATLPHN from the coding sequence ATGTCAGAGGTTATTTTTAGCCATCCCAACCCCATGATTGTCGCCAATGCGGAAAATGTATTGGCGGCAGCCGGAATTGAATGTGAACTGAGAAACAGCTTCGCTATTGGTGCCAGCGGTGGCTTGGCCTGTCAGGATGTGTGGCCACAGTTACTGGTGGCCGATAGTGATATAGAAAAAGCCCAGTGCCTGTTAAAGAAAATTGCTCATCATGACGGCGATGATTGGCAGTGTTCGGCATGTGGCGAAGATAATGCCCCAGCGTTTGAACTGTGTTGGCACTGCGGTGCAACATTGCCCCATAACTAG
- the ilvD gene encoding dihydroxy-acid dehydratase, giving the protein MPAYRSKTSTAGRNMAGARALWRATGMKDGDFEKPIIAIANSFTQFVPGHVHLKDMGQLVAREIEAAGGVAKEFNTIAVDDGIAMGHDGMLYSLPSRDIIADSVEYMVNAHCADALVCISNCDKITPGMLNAAMRLNIPVIFVSGGPMEAGKTKLSEHKLDLVDAMVIAVDDSATDEQVAEYERSACPTCGSCSGMFTANSMNCLTEALGLSLPGNGSMLATHADREKLFLEAGRRIVELARRHYEQDDYSILPRNIANFEAFQNAMALDIAMGGSTNTILHLLAAAQEAELDYTLKDIDALSRKVPQLCKVAPNTPLYHMEDVHRAGGVVAILGELDRAGLLHTDLPTVHASSVAASLAQWDIMQTELEAVKDFYKAGPAGIPTQQAFSQNTRWPSLDADRENGCIRSIEHAFSLEGGLAVLYGNIAVDGCVVKTSGVDESILVFEGPAHICESQEGAVDDILNDRVKAGDVVIVRYEGPKGGPGMQEMLYPTSYIKSKGLGKACALLTDGRFSGGTSGLSIGHASPEAAAGGAIALVNKGDIIRIDIPNRSINVLLDESELAKRRKAMDAKGADGWKPVNERPRKVSAALKAYAKMVTSADRGAVRDISQL; this is encoded by the coding sequence ATGCCCGCATATCGTTCAAAAACATCTACCGCAGGCCGCAATATGGCGGGTGCCCGCGCTTTGTGGCGGGCCACCGGCATGAAAGATGGCGACTTTGAAAAACCCATTATCGCCATTGCCAACTCCTTTACCCAGTTTGTGCCCGGCCATGTCCACCTTAAGGACATGGGCCAATTGGTAGCACGAGAAATTGAAGCTGCCGGCGGCGTCGCCAAAGAATTTAATACCATTGCTGTCGACGATGGCATCGCCATGGGTCACGACGGCATGCTCTACAGCCTGCCCAGTAGGGATATTATTGCCGACTCCGTAGAATATATGGTCAATGCCCACTGCGCCGATGCGCTGGTGTGTATATCCAACTGCGACAAAATCACGCCGGGGATGCTCAACGCCGCCATGCGTTTGAACATTCCCGTTATTTTTGTTTCTGGCGGCCCAATGGAAGCCGGTAAAACCAAGCTGTCTGAGCACAAGCTGGACCTGGTCGACGCCATGGTAATTGCCGTGGACGACAGCGCCACCGACGAGCAAGTCGCTGAGTACGAACGCTCTGCCTGTCCTACCTGCGGCTCTTGCTCTGGCATGTTCACCGCCAACTCGATGAACTGCCTCACCGAAGCACTGGGACTTTCGCTGCCCGGCAACGGTTCGATGCTGGCCACCCATGCCGATCGTGAAAAGCTGTTTTTAGAAGCGGGCCGCCGCATTGTCGAGCTGGCACGCCGCCACTACGAGCAAGATGATTATTCTATTTTGCCCCGCAACATCGCCAATTTTGAGGCCTTTCAAAATGCGATGGCCCTCGACATCGCCATGGGTGGTTCTACCAACACAATCTTGCATTTGCTGGCCGCAGCCCAAGAAGCCGAGCTGGATTACACCCTGAAGGATATTGACGCCTTGTCTCGCAAAGTCCCTCAGCTGTGTAAGGTCGCACCCAACACCCCGCTGTATCACATGGAAGACGTACACCGCGCTGGCGGTGTTGTGGCCATTTTGGGTGAATTGGACCGGGCAGGTCTGTTACACACCGATCTACCCACTGTTCACGCCAGCAGCGTTGCCGCCTCGCTGGCCCAGTGGGACATCATGCAGACCGAGCTGGAAGCGGTAAAAGACTTTTATAAGGCTGGTCCGGCAGGCATCCCCACCCAGCAAGCCTTCAGCCAAAACACGCGCTGGCCCTCTTTGGACGCCGATCGGGAAAATGGCTGCATCCGCTCTATTGAGCACGCCTTCTCTCTAGAAGGCGGCTTGGCCGTGCTCTACGGCAATATCGCTGTTGATGGCTGCGTGGTGAAAACCTCTGGCGTCGACGAGAGCATTTTGGTCTTTGAAGGCCCTGCTCATATCTGCGAAAGCCAAGAGGGCGCGGTTGACGATATTCTCAACGACCGGGTTAAAGCCGGCGATGTGGTTATTGTTCGCTACGAAGGACCTAAAGGCGGACCGGGCATGCAGGAAATGCTCTACCCCACCAGCTATATCAAATCCAAAGGTTTGGGCAAGGCTTGCGCCTTGCTCACCGATGGTCGCTTCTCGGGTGGTACATCTGGCCTGTCGATTGGCCACGCTTCTCCCGAAGCCGCCGCTGGTGGCGCCATTGCGCTGGTCAATAAAGGCGATATTATTCGCATCGATATTCCTAACCGCAGCATTAATGTCTTGCTGGACGAAAGTGAATTGGCCAAACGCCGCAAAGCCATGGATGCGAAAGGCGCTGACGGCTGGAAGCCCGTCAATGAGCGTCCTCGCAAAGTCTCTGCGGCACTCAAAGCCTATGCCAAAATGGTGACCAGCGCCGATCGCGGTGCGGTGCGGGATATTAGCCAACTCTAA
- a CDS encoding mechanosensitive ion channel family protein — MEETVDQAVGALGSTVPDWLMDWLPFVLVMALLFCVWLFTRKVFAVQKDHGTDIRYREQGSKLLFRLAGVVLAIATLPMESELRGQLLSLVGLLASAAIALSSTSVMGNLMAGFMLRTVNSFRAGDYIEFRNELGRVSQRGLLHVEIQNETSELVTVPNLLLVQEPYNVVRASGTVVSADVSLGYDVDRRDIEKALLAAIEQAELEDGFVQIRELGDFSVSYRANGWLNEAGLLVSARSRLRAMILDAMHGAGIEIVSPTFMNQRQLKGEGKVIPQAPRIPQEENNNHGHAEEVLFSKAESASAVEKLEDKIKKLKNALKEEGDATDDGEAMDREKVKAELAVLTAELEVARNEAKQEAEKDRAQAKEEDADTKSG, encoded by the coding sequence GTGGAAGAAACAGTAGATCAGGCCGTCGGCGCATTGGGCTCGACTGTGCCGGACTGGTTAATGGACTGGCTCCCATTTGTATTAGTGATGGCGCTGCTATTTTGTGTCTGGCTTTTTACCCGCAAAGTGTTTGCGGTACAAAAAGATCACGGCACGGATATTCGTTATCGTGAGCAGGGCAGCAAACTGCTGTTTCGCTTGGCGGGGGTGGTGTTGGCCATTGCCACACTGCCAATGGAAAGCGAGCTGCGTGGTCAATTGCTCAGCCTGGTGGGGCTGCTGGCATCGGCAGCTATTGCGCTGTCGTCGACCTCGGTGATGGGTAACCTGATGGCGGGATTTATGCTCCGCACCGTCAACAGCTTTCGGGCGGGGGACTATATCGAGTTTCGCAATGAATTGGGGCGAGTCTCCCAGCGTGGTTTATTGCATGTTGAAATTCAAAATGAAACCAGCGAGTTGGTTACCGTTCCTAATTTGCTGCTGGTGCAAGAACCCTACAATGTCGTGCGGGCTTCTGGCACGGTGGTATCTGCCGATGTGTCTTTGGGCTATGACGTTGACAGGCGGGATATTGAAAAAGCGCTGCTGGCCGCAATTGAGCAAGCCGAGCTGGAAGATGGCTTTGTACAGATTCGAGAGCTGGGGGATTTTTCGGTCAGTTATCGGGCCAATGGCTGGTTGAATGAGGCCGGTTTGCTGGTCAGTGCGCGTTCGCGGCTACGGGCCATGATCTTGGACGCGATGCATGGTGCCGGCATTGAAATTGTCTCCCCCACGTTTATGAATCAACGCCAGTTAAAAGGCGAGGGTAAGGTGATTCCGCAAGCGCCTCGTATTCCGCAAGAAGAAAATAATAATCATGGTCATGCTGAAGAAGTCCTCTTCAGCAAAGCGGAATCTGCCAGTGCAGTGGAAAAACTGGAAGACAAAATTAAAAAATTAAAAAATGCTCTTAAAGAAGAGGGCGATGCGACGGACGACGGCGAAGCTATGGATCGGGAGAAAGTAAAAGCAGAGTTAGCCGTGTTAACGGCAGAGCTGGAAGTTGCCCGGAACGAAGCCAAGCAGGAGGCGGAAAAAGATCGGGCGCAGGCAAAAGAAGAGGATGCTGACACAAAATCCGGGTAA
- a CDS encoding S9 family peptidase, producing MTKATRILWALLIAGSCTVAHASPPAEPSEPLPLSVYSAEPGIEQMALSLTGKYLAFVTSMNNMRLFVVAEVGGKVLHKIALDDLNLEYLSWAGDDFVLIHSRSVQKLGYSVAGHFQLHNLLVVNRHSGKLDVPLSNSKKVFNAAFHFYMPVQKKGRWYQCLDTLSTNSSAYTRQVWINDSEFQLSCIDLKSGRMSLLAGSREDGDGWLLGPGLQVLATASYDDLKQEWKLQRDWRSKALYTASSRYGGHEIEGQGRTPDTLIFSANTEHYYEMPLSGGKPRQIYANSVVEWLYFDPITGLNSGYLKADDVPELVMLDPLHKARIEGARKAFPNLNVHFRSWNQDVSRLVVYTDGDTDSGTWWLVDIAAGSAEILGVNHPLIKSAHVAPFKMWQYKAADGLDIHAVLTLPPGKRAEKRPLIVLPHGGPESRDYLQFDWLAQAFASRGYVVLQANFRGSDGYGSRFRDAGFGEFGRKMQSDLSDGVAALAETGMIDPARVCVVGGSYGGYAALAGVSLQKGIYRCAVSIAGISDLQLFLSKMERNRFHAGLRYWKDYLGVTSSKDDRLQALSPRDKAKRIKVPVLLIHGEYDTVVPVEQSRLMARRLKSLDSEYQYVELETEDHYLSQAATRLQALEEAMAFVMKHNPPD from the coding sequence ATGACCAAGGCTACGAGGATTTTATGGGCGTTGTTGATCGCTGGATCATGTACTGTTGCCCATGCTTCACCGCCAGCAGAACCGTCCGAGCCTTTGCCGTTGTCGGTGTATAGTGCCGAACCGGGGATTGAACAGATGGCGCTGTCGCTAACGGGTAAGTACCTCGCTTTTGTGACCTCGATGAACAATATGCGTCTGTTTGTAGTGGCGGAGGTGGGAGGCAAGGTACTGCACAAGATTGCTTTGGATGATCTTAATCTGGAGTACCTGAGCTGGGCGGGGGATGATTTTGTTCTTATTCACTCTCGCTCTGTGCAAAAACTGGGCTATTCGGTTGCTGGGCACTTTCAGTTGCATAATCTTCTGGTAGTAAATCGTCACAGCGGCAAGCTCGATGTACCGCTGAGCAACTCCAAGAAAGTGTTTAATGCGGCTTTTCATTTCTATATGCCGGTGCAGAAAAAGGGGCGCTGGTATCAGTGTCTCGATACCCTGTCTACTAATAGCAGCGCGTATACCCGCCAGGTGTGGATTAATGATTCAGAATTTCAACTCAGTTGTATCGATCTGAAAAGTGGTCGGATGTCATTGCTGGCTGGCAGTCGCGAAGATGGTGATGGCTGGTTGTTGGGCCCAGGTCTGCAGGTGCTGGCTACCGCCAGTTACGATGACTTAAAGCAGGAGTGGAAGCTTCAGCGAGATTGGCGTAGCAAAGCACTTTATACAGCGTCGTCCCGATATGGTGGTCATGAGATTGAGGGGCAGGGGCGAACCCCCGACACTTTAATTTTTAGCGCCAATACTGAGCACTATTACGAAATGCCTCTCAGCGGTGGCAAACCACGTCAGATTTATGCCAACTCGGTGGTTGAATGGCTCTATTTTGACCCTATAACCGGTTTGAATAGTGGCTATCTGAAGGCTGATGATGTGCCAGAGTTAGTGATGTTAGATCCGCTCCACAAGGCGCGTATTGAGGGCGCCAGAAAAGCGTTTCCCAATCTTAATGTGCATTTTCGCTCTTGGAATCAGGATGTCAGCCGCTTGGTGGTTTACACCGATGGTGATACTGATTCGGGTACTTGGTGGTTGGTGGATATCGCGGCGGGCAGTGCTGAAATATTGGGGGTCAACCACCCGTTGATAAAGTCCGCTCACGTTGCGCCGTTCAAAATGTGGCAATACAAAGCGGCAGACGGCTTGGATATTCACGCGGTGCTGACATTGCCGCCGGGTAAGCGTGCCGAAAAGCGGCCGCTGATTGTGTTGCCTCATGGCGGCCCGGAATCTCGGGATTACCTTCAGTTTGACTGGCTGGCCCAGGCCTTTGCGAGTCGGGGTTATGTTGTGCTGCAAGCTAATTTTCGCGGCTCCGACGGGTATGGCAGCAGGTTTCGCGACGCCGGTTTTGGCGAATTTGGCCGCAAAATGCAGAGTGATTTGTCAGACGGTGTTGCCGCACTGGCGGAGACTGGCATGATCGACCCAGCGCGGGTTTGTGTTGTTGGCGGCAGCTACGGTGGCTACGCGGCTCTGGCAGGTGTGTCTCTGCAGAAGGGTATTTATCGCTGTGCAGTGTCTATTGCTGGCATCAGCGATTTGCAATTGTTTCTCAGCAAAATGGAGCGGAATCGTTTTCACGCTGGACTGCGTTACTGGAAGGATTATTTAGGAGTGACGAGCTCGAAAGATGACCGGCTGCAAGCGCTGTCTCCTCGGGATAAGGCAAAGCGGATAAAAGTACCAGTGCTGCTAATTCATGGCGAATACGATACGGTGGTGCCGGTTGAGCAAAGCAGATTGATGGCCCGTCGTCTAAAATCGCTGGATTCGGAATACCAGTACGTCGAGTTGGAAACGGAAGATCATTATCTCTCTCAAGCCGCAACGCGACTGCAAGCATTGGAAGAGGCTATGGCCTTTGTGATGAAGCACAATCCACCAGATTAA
- a CDS encoding S9 family peptidase, with the protein MFVVRAVVLFFIAITFAHGDEAPIPPSIDSYAILPSIDDVALSISGQYMAMTSTVKGRRILVIAESSGKLLNSFGLGGIKVRSLFWAGDDYLIARTSSTQNLGFAYGGRYELGNLMVIQRGSGELSWPLHESGRVVNAAFGFQQPAQKNGKWYQCVGTLPLSRSSRSGEVWIGDDEVDLSCINLETGKLKILRKGRKNGDGWLLGPELEVLAHALNNTAQQRWVLKASNQADTIFSNATILAEGPSRYGHNVILGRGRTPGTILYSLADARGSHRLMESPLSGKGEAVELYADIDTTSLAFDPLTGFFSGYWAEGPVEELTMLDDKAQARVVGTRKAFPNSTVRFVSWSKGLDLIIVYTEGSDDSGTWWLVNIGEGSATPIGESYPGIKANQVGKFSLWHYTAQDGLAIEAIITEPASGTTENMPLIVMPHGGPQVKDRLHFDWMAQAFASRGYLVLQPNFRGSSGYGLGFRNAGFNEWGRKMQSDLSDGVAALVKEKRVDPNRVCIIGGSYGGYAALAGVTLQQGIYRCAVSIAGVSDPVAMLRELEVDRRRNSQRYWQDFMGAKNSRDDVLENISPLAHAKKADAPILLLHGEDDLVVPISHSTRMAKKLKRADKPYKFVKLKTEDHYLSREATRQQMLQEAMNFVMKHNPPS; encoded by the coding sequence ATGTTTGTAGTACGCGCCGTAGTGCTTTTTTTCATCGCGATCACGTTTGCACATGGGGACGAAGCCCCTATTCCACCTAGTATCGATAGCTACGCGATACTTCCGAGCATTGACGATGTGGCCTTGTCGATTTCTGGTCAATATATGGCAATGACCTCTACCGTCAAAGGGCGACGGATTTTAGTTATAGCCGAGAGTAGCGGCAAACTGCTGAACAGTTTTGGTTTGGGTGGCATTAAAGTGCGGTCGTTATTTTGGGCGGGGGATGATTATCTCATTGCCAGAACCAGCTCTACCCAAAATTTAGGTTTTGCCTATGGCGGCCGTTACGAACTGGGAAATTTGATGGTGATCCAGCGCGGTAGTGGCGAACTTAGTTGGCCGTTACACGAATCCGGTAGAGTTGTTAATGCCGCTTTTGGTTTTCAGCAACCCGCCCAAAAAAACGGTAAGTGGTATCAGTGTGTCGGTACTCTACCGCTATCTCGTAGTTCGCGCTCGGGGGAGGTCTGGATTGGCGACGATGAGGTGGATTTGAGCTGTATTAACCTAGAAACAGGCAAACTTAAAATTTTAAGAAAGGGGCGCAAAAACGGCGATGGTTGGTTGCTGGGTCCAGAGTTAGAAGTGCTGGCTCATGCATTAAATAATACTGCTCAGCAACGCTGGGTATTGAAAGCGAGCAATCAAGCCGACACTATTTTTAGTAACGCAACAATACTTGCAGAAGGGCCGTCACGCTACGGGCATAATGTAATTCTGGGTCGGGGCCGCACACCGGGCACAATTTTGTATTCCCTCGCCGATGCTCGCGGAAGTCACCGGTTGATGGAATCACCTCTGAGCGGTAAAGGCGAGGCGGTGGAGCTCTATGCAGATATCGACACGACTTCGCTAGCTTTTGATCCTCTGACGGGATTTTTCAGCGGTTATTGGGCTGAGGGGCCAGTTGAAGAATTAACAATGTTGGATGATAAAGCACAGGCTCGAGTCGTGGGCACACGCAAAGCTTTTCCCAATAGTACGGTACGGTTTGTTTCATGGAGCAAAGGGCTTGATCTTATTATTGTTTACACCGAAGGCAGTGACGATTCTGGTACTTGGTGGTTGGTGAATATTGGTGAAGGCAGTGCCACGCCTATTGGTGAAAGCTATCCAGGTATTAAGGCGAACCAAGTAGGAAAATTTAGTCTTTGGCACTACACCGCGCAAGATGGTCTCGCGATTGAGGCGATTATCACCGAGCCTGCTAGCGGTACAACAGAAAATATGCCGTTAATCGTGATGCCCCACGGCGGTCCGCAAGTAAAAGATCGGTTGCACTTTGATTGGATGGCTCAAGCTTTTGCCAGCCGTGGCTACTTGGTATTACAGCCAAATTTTCGGGGTTCCAGTGGCTACGGTCTAGGCTTTCGTAATGCCGGGTTTAATGAATGGGGGCGAAAAATGCAAAGCGACCTGTCCGACGGTGTTGCCGCGCTAGTGAAAGAGAAGCGCGTTGACCCTAATCGAGTGTGTATCATTGGTGGTAGTTATGGAGGCTATGCCGCACTTGCTGGCGTAACCTTACAACAGGGAATTTACCGGTGCGCGGTGTCTATTGCTGGCGTATCAGACCCTGTCGCTATGTTGCGTGAGCTAGAAGTGGACCGGCGGCGCAACTCACAGCGTTACTGGCAAGATTTTATGGGTGCAAAAAATTCGAGGGATGATGTTTTGGAAAATATTTCGCCATTGGCTCACGCGAAAAAAGCGGATGCCCCCATATTGTTGCTACACGGTGAAGATGATCTCGTTGTACCGATATCCCATAGCACGCGTATGGCAAAAAAATTAAAACGTGCAGATAAACCGTATAAATTTGTAAAGTTGAAAACCGAAGACCATTACTTGTCCCGAGAGGCCACCCGTCAACAAATGCTTCAAGAGGCGATGAACTTTGTGATGAAGCACAATCCACCAAGCTAG